In the genome of Fretibacterium sp. OH1220_COT-178, one region contains:
- the citD gene encoding citrate lyase acyl carrier protein: protein MEILRPAVAGSLESSDVQVTVEPEREGISIDISSSVMRQYGRQIRNVVAETLERLEVRSARVTLVDKGALDCTIRARVECAVFRSSGRTEGIPWGGAVRE, encoded by the coding sequence CGCCGGGTCGCTCGAGTCGAGCGACGTTCAGGTCACGGTCGAGCCGGAGCGGGAGGGCATTTCGATCGATATCAGCAGCAGCGTGATGAGGCAGTACGGCAGGCAGATCAGAAACGTCGTGGCGGAGACCCTGGAGCGTCTGGAGGTCCGTTCGGCCAGGGTCACCCTTGTCGACAAGGGGGCGCTGGACTGCACGATCCGGGCCCGTGTGGAGTGCGCCGTCTTTCGCTCCTCCGGGCGGACCGAGGGCATACCCTGGGGAGGTGCGGTTCGGGAATGA